One window of the Perca flavescens isolate YP-PL-M2 chromosome 16, PFLA_1.0, whole genome shotgun sequence genome contains the following:
- the zgc:63972 gene encoding protein CutA homolog, protein MRFFCKAGRTLGMTFVATSRMEWLFQRGSKEAVFLSVCRSMLLISCLLLVLSVSMYPGLQSIGVQLHSAVTGSYVPGHHSVLLVNSPNKQAAKDIGRAIMEKRLAASINILSRTSTMYYWNGEIQDASEVLMLVKTKTSRIQEVIEYVRSVHPYENPEVLSFPVEDGSLAYMKWMDEVIPDD, encoded by the exons ATGCGCTTCTTCTGTAAAG CCGGCCGGACTTTGGGAATGACATTTGTTGCCACTAGCAGGATGGAGTGGCTGTTCCAGCGGGGCAGTAAAGAGgctgtcttcctctctgtctgtcggtcGATGCTGCTCATTTCATGTTTG CTCTTGGTCCTGTCCGTGTCCATGTATCCTGGGTTGCAGTCCATTGGGGTCCAGCTTCATTCAGCCGTCACAGGGAGTTATGTACCAGGCCACCACTCTGTTCTTCTCGTCAACAGTCCCAACAAACAGGCAGCCAAGGACATTGGCAG ggcGATCATGGAGAAGCGGCTGGCAGCCAGTATTAACATTCTCTCCAGGACCTCTACAAT GTACTATTGGAACGGTGAAATACAGGATGCAAGTGAAGTTCTGATG CTGGTGAAAACAAAGACCTCCAGGATCCAGGAAGTCATAGAATATGTGAG GTCTGTACACCCCTATGAAAACCCAGAAGTCCtcagcttcccggtggaggacGGCAGTCTGGCTTACATGAAGTGGATGGATGAAGTCATTCCGGACGACTGA